A window of the Thunnus albacares chromosome 15, fThuAlb1.1, whole genome shotgun sequence genome harbors these coding sequences:
- the pacc1 gene encoding proton-activated chloride channel, translating to MLRKENSRSYQEFINDDDDEEEEEGQTQSQGFFEDPTEELEQEDPNGSISKEDDVIGRSPSMKFSKACLKNVFTVVLIFIYLVLTAVAAFLAYQTISDFLDKLNHPVMSVTYKEVDTFTPPGIALYPGKAQLLSCRHHNHDYIPPLVDPGKPQKGDCIIKEVTYIGPFTNQTEKKALVVRGPSDVRNKELIFMQFSHNETEEDFSAITYMLFSNFSHLTESTNKSEFMRDCERNYSTWTFSGGFRTWVKMSLVKTSGKSNEAVEFRQESAVVKFNDKRPESEQTNQLFFAVFEWRDPYMQEIRLIVTANPWSSAAILCGVFMALFKAANFAKLTIRWIIRMRKRILRNKARELNQITEEKQH from the exons ATGCTCAGGAAAGAAAACTCCCGGTCATACCAAGAG TTCATtaatgacgatgatgatgaagaagaagaagaaggtcagACTCAGTCTCAAGGCTTTTTTGAAGATCCGACTGAAGAACTGGAGCAAGAGGACCCCAATGGCAGCATTTCAAAAG AGGATGACGTCATTGGAAGAAGTCCATCGATGAAGTTTAGTAAAGCCTGCCTGAAGAATGTCTTCACGGTGGTGCTCATCTTCATCTACCTGGTGCTCACTGCGGTGGCAGCGTTCCTGGCCTACCAGACTATCTCTGACTTCTTGGACAAACTCAATCATCCCGTCATGTCTGTCACCTACAAAGAGGTTGACACGTTTACCCCTCCTG GTATTGCTCTGTACCCCGGCAAAGCTCAGCTGTTGAGCTGCAGGCATCACAACCATGACTACATTCCTCCTTTGGTGGATCCAGGCAAGCCTCAAAAAGGGGACTGCATTATTAAGGAAGTGACCTACATTGGACCATTCACAAATCAAACAGAG AAAAAAGCTCTGGTGGTCCGCGGCCCATCTGATGTCAGAAACAAAGAGTTGATCTTCATGCAGTTCAGTCATAATGAAACAGAGGAGGACTTCAGTGCCATCACCTACATGCTTTTTTCCAACTTTAGTCACTTGACTGAAAG TACAAATAAATCAGAGTTCATGAGGGACTGTGAGAGGAATTACTCCACGTGGACCTTCTCTGGTGGATTCAGGACCTGGGTCAAGATGTCTTTAGTGAAGACGTCTGGGAAAAGCAACGAAGCTGTCGAGTTTCGTCAAGAG TCTGCTGTGGTCAAATTCAATGACAAAAGACCTGAATCAGAGCAAACCAATCAGCTCTTCTTTGCTGTCTTTGAATGGCGGGATCCTTATATGCAAGAAATCCGGTTG ATAGTGACTGCAAATCCCTGGAGCTCCGCAGCCATTCTTTGTGGGGTCTTCATGGCTCTCTTCAAGGCTGCTAATTTCGCTAAACTCACTATTCGATGGATAATCAGGATGCGTAAGAGGATTCTGAGGAATAAAGCAAGAGAGCTGAACCAAATaactgaagaaaaacagcacTGA
- the nenf gene encoding neudesin, whose protein sequence is MATAQIFVLFIVFSTTLAEDFKLKYKQASKPVRLFTEEELKRYDGSEEELPIYMAVKGVVFDVTKGKEFYGKDAPYNALVGKDSTRAVAKMSLDPADLTSDTTGLSEEQLKSLDGVFEGTYKTKYPIVGYTASRILNEDGSPNQDFKPEGQPHFQIKDEF, encoded by the exons ATGGCAACAGCGCAAATTTTTGTCCTGTTTATAGTCTTCTCTACGACTTTAGCTGAAGACTTTAAATTAAAGTATAAACAAGCCTCCAAACCCGTCCGATTATTCACtgaggaggagctgaagaggTACGACGGCAGCGAG GAGGAACTGCCTATTTACATGGCAGTAAAAGGAGTAGTGTTTGATGTCACCAAAGGAAAAG AGTTTTATGGCAAAGATGCACCGTACAACGCCCTGGTTGGTAAGGACTCCACCCGAGCTGTGGCCAAGATGTCCCTCGACCCGGCAGACCTGACATCAGATACT ACGGGCCTCAGTGAGGAGCAGCTGAAGTCTCTGGACGGTGTATTTGAAGGCACGTATAAAACAAAGTATCCCATCGTGGGCTACACAGCATCACGCATCCTCAACGAGGACGGGAGTCCCAATCAAGACTTCAAACCGGAGGGTCAGCCTCATTTTCAAATCAAAGATGAGTTTTAa